The sequence below is a genomic window from Acyrthosiphon pisum isolate AL4f unplaced genomic scaffold, pea_aphid_22Mar2018_4r6ur Scaffold_21407;HRSCAF=23902, whole genome shotgun sequence.
tatataagatacTCACTGTGTATAAATTCCAAAGTAACTAAGATGTTAGAAaacaactaattattaatattaattgaatattttagattctgaacggagtgatgaatgtattgattttacaatgatgtctttttttattttatttttttttgtgtgacaTGTTTAGGAGTAGTAAAAGTTCTTCAATCTTAAAAATCAAGGGTGGTTTCGGGTGGCAAAGGGACccaaaatgtatctattatatagttttagtcAATATCGTATctaagttttaacattttatataataataaataataacaataacaatactcattacagtaaaatatttatgtttgattcataatttattttgaacatattttgcagaatgtaaaagaaatttaatttgggGGGTCCAGACCCAATTAAACCTTCAAATATATATGGTATTTATTGATTGATGGAGTAGggtctaatatattgttaaaaataaaatataatataatatgcagtagcGCTGCCAGATGGATTTTTTgcattggtataatattttgggAGAGggatttacaaattaattgcaaataaataaataaacaatacgtTAATACCTGTTATTTGGCACTAAAAAAAGGCCATAGGAGGGGATCTATCTCTCATATCCCCCCTCTACAAGAACGcccatgtatatatatattgtgcctTAAAGGTTTGTTTTACAGTTTAAGACCATCTGCAgtgagtattttattataaatatataggtgcaTGTAGgtaacctattttatttaaaatggataaaaatGCATCTGTATAACAGACACATTAGTGATGCTGAATTACATCATATAATAAACTACCTACATACCTGTCTCTTTTTatgaacctatataataggtgtttgaatgcagtataatatataatataatataaatggtatAGATGTAGACAGGTACACCGAATATGCGcggttaatttttaactttgtgCACCAAACAGGAGCCGTTAATTAAAGAAGATCGGACCAATTATGCACTGTCTAATATAGACGGTCGGACCAACTGTGCACTGTCTAACATAGACGGTCGGACCAACTGTGCACTGTCTAATATAGACGGTCAGACCAACTGTGCACTGTCTAATATAGACGGTCAGACCAACTGTGCACTGTCTAATATAGACGGTCGGACCAACTGTGTACTGTCTACTATAGACGGTTGCACCATTAATGCACCGTATAATATAGACCAATAGACGGTTTATAACCAGACCTTCGCACATACATTGAACACAGTTCAACTAATGTTAAAAACCCGTATTCAAACTTCTCATAGGTCGGTGTAGAGACCAGGATTTGAACAGTGCAgtgaacgtaataatattatgtttgaaccATAAGTACACCAAGATTGTTACCCGGGACTGTGCGTTTAGTAATATTTAGTgcattcgtttttattttaaatatttttattaattaatattcaaatgatttgaatattgtcattattaaagaaataaaggtaggtattattattattaaaaacacttttattattttaaaaaaaatgcactccATATATTAAAGCTTATTCAGGTGAGCAGTTCCGTGTAAGCACTGTAAGCTATGAATAACACCTagataaatttctaaaaattaaattttagggGTCTACGAAAATGGAAAAAGTTGACAAGTGGTCTACGGGGCAAaacagtttgggaacctctggtatagactataggtagcaattatatttttatacaagtacccatataattatattaattaatataattcactttccaatataataaacattataattatataggacgttacaatataatttggttgtatataggtattataataatattattatttaaactgagGATGCGGAGtaatagaagaaaaaatattatatcggtacctatataatataggcgtgcgcagacttttttcgcagggtatgccggtattttaaaacttacctagctcaatacaaaaaataactccccAAAATCtcttaataggtacaaataacttGCCATATAATACGAAAAGAAAGtaacatgcattttatttactttatttattcgttttaaatattttaatttgaaaagtactgTGATTTCATTCCAATAAAGTATAACAGTATATAAACTTACAgacatttgattataatatcataataataatgacaaaaattgataatctaattaattgaaataaattcttttatttttgatagttgtAAATTGTAGGTAGTATGAAAATTAGCAATACCGCAGGGGCTTGAAGATTCTTTTCACAAAACCCGCAGTTCTCACGAAAATtgttgattttgatttcaactatattattatgagttagcaatctattttattatttacaggtaACTGTggtgattatgaaaatataattatgaaatctaattaatattttatttcatctcaactcccaatattttattataagaaaataatataaaaaataatcaaaatatttaaattcttgaaCTAAGATACTATGATATCTATCTATATTAGTTCaggattctaatttataatcaaaacatttacaactaTAAAAGCTATATAGTTATGATAACTCTCCAGGGGATGCCATAACATACCCGGCATCCCCCCTGCACACGCCTAATAtgacctatataatgtatatatttaaattatataaatttatatgtacaCCCACTTGACGCCCTTTCCACTACATCAATacaccattatatattatattattatgtaattatatatatatatatatatatataattgttgctgtgcaatattttttatccaatgaaaatttatatttaatcaattatatatgttaaaatctacaataaatgtttaacttcaTACCTTGAACTGATCTTGGATATAAatgttgtattcaatttttttttaaattttaattaagcaTTTAcgttcatttaaaataaaatattatttttacaacctACCaactgtgaaaaataaatattaaaatacaaatacataatacaaattgaatttccaacatcaaataattatttactttggtatgtttaatagattttaaattgtatacttttataaaatttttaattttcatttaaaattaaatatgtacattagaatgattattaaatattgttcaacTATTTGCTATTAAacctaataaatacaatttatactcaATACTGtatcaacttttaatttaaatattgaattccaATCAAANNNNNNNNNNNNNNNNNNNNNNNNNNNNNNNNNNNNNNNNNNNNNNNNNNNNNNNNNNNNNNNNNNNNNNNNNNNNNNNNNNNNNNNNNNNNNNNNNNNNTActgttactattatattattttcgtttgtaTGATATGGCGAAGGTTGCCAAGTGAACAGAGCTATCATTGCCAGTTTTCCGCCAAAATATAAGGCTTAGGTTTTGTTGGTTGAACGCCGTTATTTACGCCTATGAATTCGACtttgttttaagtttaacaTCAAACCTTGAAATTGTTGTCTCAATCGCCTGCATTTCAGATAAAGTCATCCCAGTCGAAATTTCGTATCGAGATCACTTGAATAATTGTCCCACGGAAAGTTCCAAGGAGTGTAGCTTCTGTCTGCTGAAGTCGAAGTCGAAAGTTGATGTTGTCAAAGTCTCGAGGCACCGAAACGCGCCGAACCGTTTTACATGCACTTTTTGCAACTTGGAGTTACCGTCCAGCGACACGGCCAAGAGCCACGTAAAAGAAGCACACAATGTCTCCAACGTCCAGTTCGTGCCCGTAGATATTAACAAGACTGACATGGAGAAGAACCGATTTCTCGTGTCCGAGGACAAATGTTTGAAACGACAAAAACGACCAATCGACAGTAGCTTTTACACGGAAATCCGTAAGACCGTCGCCAACATGAAACGGTCTAAAGTCGTTATTAAAGAAGATGATTTGCAATTAACTACGATTGGCAATACTGCGAATTCCTCAAAACAACAGGTTGAACGTAAACCAGTCGAATCACAACCACAACACAATACTAGGAAAAGAAAATATTCCAATGAGAGCACCGacgtaagtaaatattttttagactaaAATGTTTTGGATCGGAAAATGTGTTGTAATCTTTCTGTTGAAGATGGTTTccaatatcaaattttatttcgtttaaaatCGGTCGAAAgaagaatttaattataatttattaattgggaaaaactaacaaaaaacaACGGAAAATAGGAAAATTCATGCAACGAAAACTACCTATcgaataaatcaatttttttcaatttttttccttctttatctattctttaattttatagtattttaaaaagagACATCTTTTAATGTAccgaattaataattttatcaattcttcCTATAccaacgtttttattttaaatttcacagccaaacataaatttatttttaatttttgtcgcatgtttttaaaatgtccaCGGGCGCACGGTTTTCCTAGAAGCACTTCAAAGTCgctagtaatattaattttccgtaaatgtattttattaatagataaataattctttaaaatttgaTGTCACCAGATTatcgtgttattatattatacgcacgttATTACcaacattcaattttatttttaaaatacatattttgtgacTTTTATGGTTACAAGTCCTTTGACTTACTCATAAGTATAACATTCTGAACGGAcatatgaatgtattggttttacaatgatgtttgatTCTTTTTTATATGTCTGACCTTAGGAGAATTAAAAATACTCAGATATTCAACCtttgatatacattttcataCCTTTGATATAGCAAGTTGGGGTGTATTGTTAACAAAATCTTGACAGGCATCAATTAAGCGCATACGACATTTTAGTGCTTGACGATTCAactcaacaaatattaaatttaaaaatataaataaatataataaataattatatattaaataataaaaaaatattttatatttaaaattaattttaattagttaccTGCTGCAGTGTCAGCCCAGCTACTAAACTCGAAAGCtttgaaaataacaatacaacgtGTACgtcaaattaaacaaatttattgccCCAGCCAAcccaaattatttacatttcgaAATACCAGATTTATTCCAAAAGACATTGGGTGgagtggaatttttttttccagtgcTAATTCTAGTGAAATGTTAATgatcgaattttaatttttttacatggaAAAATTTAGGACTCCTGGCATACCTATTTGAAACACTGGTTATCTAACACTACATTTTCATCATGTTTCACTAATTTCTTTTACCAATTATATACGATACATACAGTTTTCTAATGTCATACCTATAAgcacttatattaatattttccgtgctttaaaattaaaaaaatcaaatttaaatccaactttatttttgaatgttttcAAAAAGGCAGTGTTTAATTCTATTAAATTCGAATTTCTAAACATAAAATTCAAGTTTACTATTTCTACTTAAGGTACCTATGCGATTTGGATGTATATGGGACATATGCATTTGGAGTAATGGGTTTGACTATAAGATCAATGCTTTGATTAGTGTTAGAGTTTATCTAGCTACTTATCATTACCTTATCGTATACCTaatagaacaattattttagtactATATTAGGATAGATTTGTTATCATTATTCAAAATGAATTTctcaacttaaaaatatgtattgtcaGTTGTAAAGTTTTGGGTGGTTCATAACAAACCCACCTCTCCCCAtcaaatattatggaaaaaattattctgttctatttaaaaaatgtccacaagAATTAAAAGCTCCCAAAATGTGGTTTTGCTTTTCCCGCTGTGTATTTCTTTCTTTACTATTtgggtatgtattttattttgttatagattCCTCGAAAAAAAAGGACCACAATTGAAACCATGTCTTTAAGAAATTTTAAACGCAAGTTAATGACAGAACAAATGAACATCAGCCCGTATGAAGAAGTATGTACATCTGAAATACCTACTGTTTCTTTAAATAGTTCAGAGACAAATGTTCAACCTCAAAATACGATTTTTGAAAGTTTTACATTTGATCAGTTATATTCGTGTTCtgaatcaaatttaaatctaaCTTCTTTTTCCGGATCAAATCAAAGTTTGTCTAATAACTTTGTGAAAACACCTACTATTAAAGAAAAACTACAACAATGGGTATTGGAGTATAATGTATctaaaaatagtgtaaatagtttattaggtatattaagaaCAGAAGGGTTAGATTTACCGAAGGATGTGAGAACTTTGATGAATACCCCaagaacacataatataatacacatacaaCCAGGAACATATATTCATTTGGGCTTGGAAAAAATGTTGTCTCCCCTATTAAActtcaataaacatttgttgacaaatataaatgaaattaatttaggCTTTAATATAGATGGATTGCCATTAGCTAAAAGCTCAAAAAGACAATTTTGGCCAATTCTTTGCTCTGTAACTAATGTACCTCAAATacgttttttagtttttgcagttggtatttattatagttcAGAGAAAAAACCAGAGTCCAttgaagattttttaaatttgtttattgaagAAGCTTTAGATTTGATTAATAGGggaatatcaataaataataaactactaagTGTAAATATTGATCAAGTGATTTGTGATGCGCCAGCCAagagttttttattaaatgttaaaagttttaattccACTGTAGGATGCAATTCATGTAATGAGGAAGGGGTATATATGGATCATAGAATGACATTTTTGGGTGTAAATTCATCAATGAGAACTGACTACGGTTTTAGAAATAAAGTTGACGATGAATACCATAAAGGAAATAGTCCATTGGAACGTttgcctataaatattattgaagccGTGCCTTTAGACTATATGCATTTGGTTTGTTTAGGTGTGATGAAAAGGCTATTAAAATTTTGGGTGAGAGGAAATCAATCAGTTAGGATtcctataggtatatgtaaagATATAGATACTGAAATGTTaagtttaagaaaatattttccaaagGAGTTTGCTAGATTACCAAGGCCATTAAATGATATTGAACATTGGAAAGCCACAGAATTTCGGAATTTCTTACTTTTTACTGGCCccttagtattaaaaaaaagattaaaaaaggctttttatttacattttatgaagTTGCATTGtgctataaaaattttaattacgcCTGATTTATGTTTATCGAATAATGAAATAGCTCACAATTTAATTGTTGAATTTGTTGAAGAATTTAAGATACATTATGGTGCAAAATTTGTTACTTATAATGTCCATA
It includes:
- the LOC115034879 gene encoding uncharacterized protein LOC115034879, with the protein product MEKNRFLVSEDKCLKRQKRPIDSSFYTEIRKTVANMKRSKVVIKEDDLQLTTIGNTANSSKQQVERKPVESQPQHNTRKRKYSNESTDIPRKKRTTIETMSLRNFKRKLMTEQMNISPYEEVCTSEIPTVSLNSSETNVQPQNTIFESFTFDQLYSCSESNLNLTSFSGSNQSLSNNFVKTPTIKEKLQQWVLEYNVSKNSVNSLLGILRTEGLDLPKDVRTLMNTPRTHNIIHIQPGTYIHLGLEKMLSPLLNFNKHLLTNINEINLGFNIDGLPLAKSSKRQFWPILCSVTNVPQIRFLVFAVGIYYSSEKKPESIEDFLNLFIEEALDLINRGISINNKLLSVNIDQVICDAPAKSFLLNVKSFNSTVGCNSCNEEGVYMDHRMTFLGVNSSMRTDYGFRNKVDDEYHKGNSPLERLPINIIEAVPLDYMHLVCLGVMKRLLKFWVRGNQSVRIPIGICKDIDTEMLSLRKYFPKEFARLPRPLNDIEHWKATEFRNFLLFTGPLVLKKRLKKAFYLHFMKLHCAIKILITPDLCLSNNEIAHNLIVEFVEEFKIHYGAKFVTYNVHSLIHLSFYVKLHGCLDNFSAFKYENYLGLIKKQIKNSQFPLQEAVNRIIEKMNIFYNNNNDEITSIEIYKFGKECDNVTLVNNHGFIFYENVTLNNNNYFICTQNTKNNYIMLMNNEIASVKHICKRQTGEIVFEVCTLKCSTFFNIPVKSDLIFTFIIDSTSESELKCISVTEIKYKCFFVEMSNGMAVVMALSHNLSS